From the genome of Gloeomargarita sp. SKYB120:
TTCCGGGCATCGGGCACAACTTGCAGGAGCACTCGGTGGTGCTGATCCGGGGCGGTCGAGTCAAGGATTTGCCGGGCGTGCGCTACCACATCATCCGGGGGACGTTGGATGCCGCTGGCGTGAAACATCCCGGTTCTCTGCCGCCGCGCAACCAAGGACGGTCCAAGTACGGGGTCAAGCGGCCCAAACCCGGTCAACCGGCGGCTCCGGCTGGCAAGAAGAAGTAGTCCCATTCGGAGTTGCACAATGCCGCGTCGTCGTCGTGTTAAACCCCGTGTCATCGAAGCCGACCCCAAGTACAACAGCCGGTTGGTGAACATGTTGGTCAGTCACGTGTTGCGGCGGGGGAAGAAGCATTTAGCCTACCGGCTGGTGTATCAAGCGCTGGATCTGGTGCAGGAACGCACAGGCGGCGACCCCCTGGAAACCCTGGAAAAGGCGGTGCGCAACGTGACGCCTCTAGTGGAGGTCAAAGCCCGGCGGGTTGGCGGGG
Proteins encoded in this window:
- the rpsL gene encoding 30S ribosomal protein S12, with protein sequence MPTIQQLVRSERQSVKRKTKSPALKGCPQRRGVCTRVYTTTPKKPNSALRKVARVRLTSGFEVTAYIPGIGHNLQEHSVVLIRGGRVKDLPGVRYHIIRGTLDAAGVKHPGSLPPRNQGRSKYGVKRPKPGQPAAPAGKKK
- the rpsG gene encoding 30S ribosomal protein S7; this translates as MPRRRRVKPRVIEADPKYNSRLVNMLVSHVLRRGKKHLAYRLVYQALDLVQERTGGDPLETLEKAVRNVTPLVEVKARRVGGATYQVPVEVRPERGTSLALRWLTTYARQRSGKTMAIKLANELMDAANETGASIKKREETHRMAEANKAFAHYRY